The following are encoded together in the Zygosaccharomyces rouxii strain CBS732 chromosome C complete sequence genome:
- a CDS encoding transmembrane 9 family protein (similar to uniprot|P32802 Saccharomyces cerevisiae YLR083C EMP70 Protein whose 24kDa cleavage product is found in endosome-enriched membrane fractions predicted to be a transmembrane protein): MLSHSLLFVCLLTSLVKAFYLPGVAPTTYHSNDEIQLLVNHLTPSMNFQHEDEDGNMVKGDKEHYLYSYDYYYSKFHFCKPENVVRQPASLGSVIFGDRIFNSPFKLNMLEEKECVPLCSSRIPGEDAKFVNKLIKNGFMQNWLIDGLPAGREIHDSRTNSNFYGTGFQLGFVDVTEGFSDSNDEEKKIMKTLEVPYLANHYDINIEYHDRGNDNYRVVGVTVDPVSIKRSSSDSCQYNSGSLTLSETEENEVHFTYSVKFIKSDTVWATRWDKYLHVYDPTIQWFSLINCSVIVVALSSVVLHMLLRALKNDLSRYNEFNLDNEFHEDSGWKLSHGDVFRIPPRSLLLSILVGSGVQLFLMIACSIIFAALGFLSPSSRGSLPTVMFLLYALFGFVGSYTSMAIYKFFKGPLWKVNLLLTPVLVPGGIFVTIILLNFFLVFVRSSGAIPAGTLFTIILLWFVFSIPLSFAGSLIAHKRCRLDNHPTKTNQIARQIPIQPWYLKTIPVSLIAGVFPFASIAVELYFIYTSLWFNKIFYMFGFLLFSFLLLTFTTALVTILTTYHSLCLENWKWQWRSFIIGGCGCAIYVFIHSILFTKFKLGGFTTVVLYLGYSGLISVLCCIVTGSIGFISSMFFIRKIYSSVKVD, encoded by the coding sequence ATGTTGTCTCATTCACTTCTATTTGTGTGCCTTCTAACCTCATTAGTAAAGGCGTTTTACCTACCTGGTGTGGCCCCCACTACTTATCATagtaatgatgaaatcCAATTGTTGGTAAACCATTTGACACCTTCTATGAATTTCCAACATGAGGACGAAGATGGAAACATGGTCAAAGGTGATAAGGAGCACTATCTTTATTCCTACGATTATTACTACAGTAAATTTCACTTCTGTAAACCTGAAAATGTGGTTAGGCAGCCAGCATCATTAGGTTCGGTTATATTTGGTGATAGAATCTTCAATTCTCCATTCAAGCTAAATATGCTTGAAGAGAAGGAATGTGTACCGTTGTGTTCGTCAAGGATCCCCGGTGAGGACGCTAAGTTTGTCAATAAGTTGATTAAGAATGGATTTATGCAAAATTGGTTAATCGATGGGTTACCCGCTGGTAGAGAAATTCATGACAGTAGAACCAACAGTAACTTTTACGGTACCGGATTTCAATTGGGATTCGTGGATGTTACAGAGGGTTTTTCCGATTcgaatgatgaagaaaaaaaaattatgaAAACTCTGGAAGTTCCATATTTAGCTAACCATTACGATATCAACATTGAATATCACGATCGTGGTAACGATAATTACCGTGTTGTGGGAGTTACTGTGGATCCAGTCTCCATTAAGcgttcttcttcagacTCTTGTCAGTACAACTCTGGCTCTTTAACCTTGAGTGAAACAGAAGAAAACGAAGTTCATTTCACTTATTCTGtgaaatttatcaagagTGATACCGTTTGGGCCACTAGATGGGATAAATATTTGCACGTTTATGATCCAACTATTCAGTGGTTCTCGTTGATCAATTGTTCCGTCATCGTTGTGGCACTTTCCTCTGTGGTATTACACATGTTATTACGTGCCCTAAAGAATGATTTGTCGCGTTATAATGAATTCAATTTGGATAACGAATTCCATGAGGATTCCGGCTGGAAGTTGAGTCATGGTGACGTTTTCCGTATTCCTCCCAGATCATTGCTTTTATCGATTCTAGTTGGTTCAGGTGTGCAGTTATTTTTGATGATTGCATGTAGTATCATTTTTGCCGCCCTTGGATTCCTATCGCCATCTTCTAGAGGTTCTTTACCTACTGTGATGTTTCTCCTATACGCTCTGTTTGGATTTGTTGGTTCCTATACATCAATGGCCATTtacaaattcttcaaggGTCCTCTTTGGAAAGTTAACTTGCTTTTAACCCCAGTGTTAGTTCCAGGTGGTATATTCGTAACCATCATTTTattgaatttcttcctcGTATTCGTACGTTCTTCAGGTGCAATTCCTGCTGGTACTTTGTTTACTATCATATTATTGTGGTTTGTATTTTCTATTCCGTTATCATTTGCAGGTTCTTTGATTGCTCATAAGAGATGTCGTTTAGATAATCATCCAACAAAGACAAACCAAATTGCAAGACAGATTCCTATTCAACCATGGTATTTGAAAACTATCCCAGTCTCATTAATTGCAGGTGTTTTCCCCTTTGCATCTATTGCAGTCGAATTGTATTTCATCTATACCAGTTTGTGGTTTAACAAAATTTTCTACATGTTCGGATTCCTGTTGTTTTCATTCTTATTATTAACTTTTACTACAGCTTTGGTCACTATTTTAACTACCTACCACTCTCTATGTTTGGAAAACTGGAAATGGCAATGGAGATCATTCATCATCGGTGGATGTGGTTGTGCAATTTACGTTTTCATCCATTCCATCCTTTTCACTAAATTTAAATTAGGCGGATTCACAACAGTCGTTCTCTATTTGGGTTATTCCGGTTTAATTTCTGTTTTATGTTGCATCGTTACTGGttcaattggatttatCAGTAGCATGTTCTTCATTAGAAAGATTTACTCTTCGGTTAAAGTAGATTGA
- the DMC1 gene encoding recombinase DMC1 (highly similar to uniprot|P25453 Saccharomyces cerevisiae YER179W DMC1 Meiosis-specific protein required for repair of double-strand breaks and pairing between homologous chromosomes homolog of Rad51p and the bacterial RecA protein) encodes MSVAELEEEVSVSIINVDELQNHGINASDLQKLKASGIFTVNTVLSTTRRSLARIKGLSEVKVEKIKEAAGKIIKVGFIPATIQLDIRQKVYSISTGSKQLDSILGGGIMTMSITEVFGEFRCGKTQMSHTLCITAQLSKELGGGEGKVAYIDTEGTFRPERIKQIAERYELDPEVCLENVSYARALNSEHQMELVEQLGGELSTGQYRLVIVDSIMANFRVDYSGRGELSERQQRLNQHLFRLNRLSEEFNVAVFMTNQVQSDPGASALFASADGRKPVGGHVLAHASATRILLRKGRGDERVAKLQDSPDMPEKECVYIIGEKGITDSTE; translated from the coding sequence ATGTCTGTTGCTGAGCTGGAGGAAGAGGTTTCTGTAAGTATTATCAACGTTGATGAGTTGCAGAACCATGGGATTAACGCGTCAGATTTGCAGAAGCTAAAGGCAAGTGGTATATTCACCGTAAATACGGTTCTATCCACGACTAGGAGAAGTTTAGCAAGAATCAAAGGTTTAAGTGAAGTTAAAGtagaaaagattaaagaagCTGCCGGTAAAATTATTAAAGTTGGATTCATTCCAGCTACGATCCAATTAGACATTAGACAGAAAGTTTACTCTATATCCACTGGATCTAAGCAACTGGACTCAAttcttggtggtggaaTTATGACAATGAGCATAACAGAGGTTTTTGGAGAGTTTAGATGTGGTAAAACGCAAATGTCGCATACTTTATGTATTACCGCGCAACTATCTAAGGAGCTGGGTGGCGGCGAAGGCAAGGTTGCCTATATCGATACTGAAGGTACATTTCGACCTGAAAGGATTAAACAAATTGCTGAGAGATACGAATTGGACCCTGAAGTATGTTTAGAAAACGTCTCATATGCAAGAGCTTTAAATAGCGAACATCAGATGGAGTTAGTGGAACAATTAGGTGGAGAACTTAGTACGGGGCAGTACAGGTTAGTAATTGTAGATTCTATAATGGCCAACTTTAGAGTCGATTACAGTGGTCGTGGGGAATTAAGTGAAAGACAACAGAGATTAAACCAACATTTATTCCGCTTAAATCGACTCAGTGAAGAGTTCAATGTAGCGGTATTCATGACAAACCAAGTTCAATCCGATCCCGGTGCTTCGGCGTTATTTGCATCTGCAGACGGTAGGAAACCAGTGGGCGGTCATGTACTTGCACATGCATCAGCGACCAGAATTCTATTGAGGAAAGGCCGTGGTGATGAGAGGGTGGCTAAACTTCAAGATTCTCCAGATATGCCTGAGAAAGAATGTGTTTATAtcattggtgaaaaggGTATTACCGATTCCACCGAATAA
- the SLO1 gene encoding Slo1p (some similarities with uniprot|Q3E784 Saccharomyces cerevisiae YER180C-A SLO1 SCOCO like ORF): protein MSTENSGVVVGNDKLSERTEIQESIDTSNVRDNSSQQSQNPLNPTGTRMRSGSLIFKGQDLLQETKLLRDTLDLLWNHTSEQRKLCEQLKEENEYLQDYISNLMTSSNVLDK, encoded by the coding sequence ATGTCTACTGAAAATTCAGGTGTGGTTGTTGGTAATGATAAACTTTCTGAAAGAACTGAAATACAAGAGTCTATTGATACGAGTAACGTGAGGGATAATTCCTCACAACAGTCCCAAAATCCATTAAATCCCACAGGTACTAGAATGAGAAGTGGTAGTCTCATCTTTAAAGGTCAAGATCTGCTACAGGAGACGAAACTGCTTAGGGATACCTTAGATTTACTTTGGAATCATACATCtgaacaaagaaaattgtGTGAACAGTTAAAGGAGGAGAACGAGTACTTACAGGACTATATCAGTAATTTGATGACTTCTAGTAATGTGTTGGataaatga
- the TRS85 gene encoding Trs85p (similar to uniprot|P46944 Saccharomyces cerevisiae YDR108W GSG1 Subunit of TRAPP (transport protein particle) a multi-subunit complex involved in targeting and/or fusion of ER-to-Golgi transport vesicles with their acceptor compartment protein has late meiotic role following DNA replication): MKLSYENYMNLLFHLDHGQETVPPDIARRIVSNAVSPVITVSSTPELDRHIRDTYHLDSLYMFLRFFGDCVSDRDQANEYQPLRSKEEPELVAEPPSKADNLIENSRKSSLKVPSTSSDTKNTTTSTSGTTGGTRKRSNSLFQRDQTQSQYVRFTRPIDDLIESSDSNDMLFDYHSLEVFLENTLRLVEEYTDDNTPFELLKKSLYHKFFSLAISSTTYLSPYETFNHPVVSLIAIDISAGQGYEEARDLLIKFKNLNHTVENFPIFMSTGDILPVFLLCYNDESEDEQNACQQLANQLKKQLFVESLLLPLWKRSYSDHGEVELHQPIMSSLEEMLYFLQSPTPTRLPLQLINVTYNILEKLVKDLMVPFMKRKISFWEETILQPRKSLFHGANFFKKLMSKNSNGSNNHQPISLGKDKNGNEYFVASSTEFLMRKLADWSMMLSDFKTAYSTYESLVHDLENFPKYLASCFEWCAVSVLMGAQNIVTVKMIKNDIDPLIQRALETYENCAADEDSTGEELYVPVRSYETRCMFLASELFLSLSDTWTSTPYALNSLETILTECRLGPCSEIMIWERLSDCYYQRIDPRIRHKTSAQGAKAMTDELAPDEESNEEIVTRGLTRKRKAAFFRLIAANKWVEQKQWKQAFWCLKEIEEAYAGLDFVNREDLILARLKRQMNEAQNNVDESSNQTVESGAA; the protein is encoded by the coding sequence ATGAAGCTTTCCTATGAAAATTATATGAATTTGTTATTTCATCTAGACCATGGACAAGAGACTGTTCCGCCTGATATCGCAAGAAGGATTGTTTCCAATGCTGTCTCACCTGTAATTACAGTTTCATCCACACCAGAATTGGATAGACACATTCGTGATACGTACCATTTAGATTCACTTTACATGTTTTTAAGGTTTTTCGGTGATTGTGTATCTGATAGAGACCAAGCTAATGAATACCAACCTTTACGCTCTAAAGAAGAGCCTGAACTAGTTGCTGAACCACCATCAAAGGCAGATAATCTAATAGAGAATAGTAGAAAAAGCTCTTTAAAGGTACCTTCCACTTCCAGCGACACTAAGAACACTACCACAAGCACTAGTGGTACCACTGGTGGTACTAGAAAAAGGTCAAACAGCCTTTTTCAAAGGGATCAAACGCAATCGCAGTATGTGAGGTTTACAAGACCGATAGATGATTTGATAGAGTCCAGTGATTCAAACGATATGCTATTTGATTACCATTCCTTAGAGGTTTTTCTTGAGAACACTCTGCGACTTGTGGAGGAATATACTGATGACAATACTCCATTTGAGCTATTAAAAAAATCTCTATATCACAAGTTTTTCTCGTTGGCAATTTCCTCTACCACTTATCTTTCACCCTACGAGACGTTTAACCATCCAGTAGTGTCATTAATTGCAATTGATATAAGTGCAGGACAAGGTTATGAAGAGGCTAGGGATTTGCTGAtaaagttcaaaaatttaaatcatACCGTTGAAAATTTCCCCATTTTTATGAGTACAGGCGATATTTTACCAGTTTTCTTATTATGTTATAATGACGAATCGgaagatgaacaaaatGCGTGCCAACAGTTGGCCAATCAACTAAAAAAACAATTATTTGTGGAAAGCCTTCTACTGCCACTATGGAAGAGAAGTTATTCAGATCATGGAGAAGTAGAATTACACCAACCAATAATGTCATCACTAGAGGAAATGCTATATTTTTTACAGAGCCCCACACCAACAAGACTGCCGTTGCAGTTGATTAATGTTACTTATaatattttggaaaaattggttaaagatCTTATGGTTCCTTTcatgaaaaggaaaatatcattttgGGAAGAAACCATTTTACAACCAAGGAAATCGTTATTTCATGGagccaattttttcaagaaattgatgtcTAAAAACTCCAATGGTTCCAATAATCATCAACCTATATCCTTAGGGAAGGAtaaaaatggaaatgaaTATTTTGTTGCTTCGTCTACCGAGTTTTtaatgagaaaattggcAGATTGGTCCATGATGTTATCAGATTTTAAGACAGCATATTCAACTTATGAATCGTTAGTACACGATCTGGAAAATTTCCCGAAATATTTAGCGTCATGTTTCGAATGGTGTGCAGTATCGGTCCTAATGGGTGCTCAGAATATTGTTACTGtaaagatgataaaaaatgaTATCGATCCCTTAATTCAACGGGCTTTAGAGACCTATGAAAATTGTGCtgctgatgaagattcGACCGGGGAAGAACTTTATGTTCCTGTACGTTCATATGAAACTAGATGTATGTTCTTAGCATCAGAACTTTTCCTGTCATTAAGTGATACTTGGACCTCAACACCATATGCCCTAAATAGCTTAGAAACAATCTTAACTGAATGTAGGTTGGGTCCTTGTTCGGAAATTATGATTTGGGAAAGGTTAAGCGACTGCTATTACCAACGTATCGATCCAAGAATCCGCCATAAAACCAGCGCACAGGGAGCCAAGGCAATGACAGATGAACTTGCACCAGATGAGGaatctaatgaagaaataGTGACTCGAGGATTAACTCGTAAACGTAAGGCCGCGTTTTTTAGATTAATTGCCGCTAACAAGTGGGTGGAACAAAAGCAATGGAAACAGGCTTTCTGGTgcttgaaagaaattgaagaagcttATGCAGGATTAGATTTTGTGAATCGGGAAGATCTGATCTTGGCAAGACTAAAGCGACAAATGAACGAAGCGCAAAATAATGTCGACGAATCCTCGAATCAAACGGTTGAATCTGGAGCAGCTTAA
- the TMS1 gene encoding Tms1p (similar to uniprot|Q12116 Saccharomyces cerevisiae YDR105C TMS1 Putative membrane protein conserved in mammals) has translation MGALVSIPINFASSFVASGLGACFSNLCSQSLSAISSSSLGTRLLYALWLLVNSLISWIYMSANKSIIWPSTTCTATHECGWFTVHRLNFALGSLHLLLAASLVGVKSTKNPRAALQNSWWSLKLLCYLGLVILAFTIPNGFFVHFSKWISVPAGAVFILVGLILLVDFAHEWAETCIQHVEDQDDNSPFWKKSLVVGTVAMYTASLAMIVEMYIIFCRGNCSLNQFSATINVVLTLVTALLSVHPKIQEANPNCGLAQSSMVSLYCSYLVLSAMASEPDDKMCNPLVSSSGPRNFSVVMGSILTFVAIAYTTTRAAANSAFQGTNTNGNIYLEDDVEYDGLGRQARNQLRHEAIKQAVEEGSLPESALYDTSWLGSPSIASEEGIGLNDERSGTKYNYSLFHLIFFIATQWIAILLTIAVTQDDVGDFIPVGRTYFYSWVKIGSAYLCYALYGWTIVAPLLMPERFEIDSSY, from the coding sequence ATGGGGGCTCTGGTATCGATTCCTATAAATTTTGCCAGCAGTTTCGTTGCATCCGGATTAGGTGCTTGTTTTTCAAACCTTTGTTCCCAATCTCTCTCAGCAATaagttcttcatcattggGGACAAGATTACTATACGCACTGTGGTTGTTAGTCAATTCATTAATATCATGGATTTATATGTCAGCAAATAAATCTATTATTTGGCCCTCTACGACTTGTACAGCTACCCATGAATGTGGTTGGTTCACGGTTCACAGGTTAAATTTTGCCCTTGGCTCCTTACATTTGCTGTTAGCAGCATCATTAGTTGGTGTTAAATCCACGAAGAATCCTCGAGCAGCTTTACAGAATTCATGGTGGAGTCTTAAACTTTTATGTTATTTGGGTTTAGTCATATTAGCGTTCACGATACCCAACGGCTTCTTCGTTCATTTTAGTAAATGGATATCAGTACCTGCTGGTGCCGTATTTATTTTAGTGGGACTAATATTGTTGGTAGATTTTGCACACGAATGGGCTGAAACTTGTATACAGCATGTGGAGGACCAGGATGataattcaccattttggaagaaaagTTTAGTTGTTGGTACCGTTGCCATGTATACAGCATCTTTGGCAATGATAGTAGAGATGTACATTATTTTCTGTCGTGGTAATTGTTCCTTAAATCAATTCTCTGCTACTATCAATGTGGTACTAACGTTGGTTACAGCGCTTTTATCGGTTCACCCTAAAATTCAAGAGGCAAATCCCAACTGTGGACTGGCTCAAAGTAGTATGGTTTCTCTTTACTGCTCCTATTTGGTATTAAGTGCAATGGCGTCGGAACCTGATGATAAAATGTGTAACCCATTGGTTAGCTCAAGTGGTCCTCGTAATTTTAGTGTGGTTATGGGTTCAATTCTAACCTTCGTTGCCATTGCATATACAACTACGAGAGCTGCCGCTAATAGTGCATTCCAGGGGACCAACACTAATGGTAACATTTATCTGGAGGACGACGTGGAATACGATGGACTAGGTAGACAAGCTAGAAATCAATTGCGACATGAAGCTATCAAACAAGCCGTCGAAGAAGGATCATTACCTGAAAGTGCTCTTTATGATACCAGTTGGTTAGGGTCACCATCCATTGCAAGTGAAGAAGGTATAGGTTTAAACGATGAGCGCAGTGGAACCAAGTATAACTATTCGTTGTTccatttaatttttttcataGCCACTCAATGGATTGCCATTTTGTTAACCATTGCAGTTACACAAGATGATGTCGGAGATTTTATTCCAGTGGGGAGAACTTATTTTTACTCATGGGTTAAAATTGGGAGTGCTTATTTATGCTATGCATTATATGGATGGACAATTGTCGCACCGCTTTTGATGCCAGAAAGGTTCGAAATTGATAGTTCTTATTAA
- the ISC10 gene encoding Isc10p (similar to uniprot|P32645 Saccharomyces cerevisiae YER180C ISC10 Protein required for sporulation transcript is induced 7.5 hours after induction of meiosis expected to play significant role in the formation of reproductive cells) — MGEFIPIRLVGSDENSTQFNYLQGKNEKVLQQQQQQQYGGGGGAIKLRDLNTEVQRPISQRTLELVEYLRKPEPALGSSVKLRPDSAEMVLGTLGEVKSMYIPESPSLLRTLTYNTNSSTVRLIKMDDGSTLDLSPVSKIYDGDFDCQPFYHTYDYENRLEVDDYDSILNQMVEDDLNNSKPTFYRELEYQEMKKIVGITDYILYYVFGIDKLQFFQLKGERDKFREFNYESYTCPLKYRDPEFNDLKDDEQAVSSDEDYETDQALCDTSSVMSLDMYV; from the coding sequence ATGGGGGAGTTTATTCCGATTCGATTGGTTGGTAGTGACGAAAATTCTACACAGTTTAATTATCTGCAGGGCAAAAACGAGAAAGTCCtacagcaacaacaacagcagcagtatggaggtggtggtggtgccaTAAAGTTACGAGATTTGAATACTGAGGTTCAAAGGCCAATATCTCAGAGAACACTGGAATTGGTCGAGTATTTGCGGAAACCGGAACCTGCTCTGGGATCAAGCGTTAAATTACGACCAGATTCAGCTGAAATGGTTTTAGGTACATTGGGGGAAGTTAAAAGTATGTATATACCAGAATCACCATCCTTATTGAGGACTTTAACCTATAATACAAATTCTTCTACAGTGAGATTGATAAAGATGGATGATGGCTCAACGTTAGATTTAAGCCCTGTTTCCAAGATCTATGATGGTGATTTTGATTGTCAACCATTCTATCACACTTATGATTATGAAAATAGGTTAGAAGTGGATGATTACGATTCTATTCTTAACCAAATGGTGGAAGACGATTTAAACAATAGTAAACCAACATTTTACAGGGAATTAGAATATCaggaaatgaaaaaaattgtaggGATTACGGATTATATCCTTTACTATGTGTTCGGTATTGAtaaattacaatttttccagTTGAAAGGGGAAAGGGACAAATTTAGAGAGTTTAACTATGAATCCTATACGTGCCCATTAAAATATAGAGATCCTGAATTCAACGATTTaaaagatgatgaacagGCAGTTTCCTCGGATGAGGATTATGAGACGGACCAAGCTCTGTGCGATACATCTTCTGTTATGTCCCTTGACATGTATGTGTag